In Leopardus geoffroyi isolate Oge1 chromosome D1, O.geoffroyi_Oge1_pat1.0, whole genome shotgun sequence, the genomic stretch CAGAATCACAAGAGTGAGTAGCCGTTCCCATAATGGATTTCACCTTCCGGGTCTGGGAACACTTTCTCACTGAAatgtacatgcatgcacatacatatggCACATACACAAGGGCACAGGGCATGCATTCAGAACCCTTGTACGTGCACATTCAATACGTGTGCACGTGCATACTCCATCATGCACACACCTGCTCACAGAGCACACACGCATACCTACCTTGTACAGggacatttataaatacatacacatccATGGCACAGCGTGCACACACAGTACGCTGACGCAAGACCCATTATATTCATACAGATCTATGCCCTACAAATATGCACACATGGTGCTGGAGGACACACACTTGGCTCCAGGGCTCAggcacacacaaaacacacacatgcacgtgcatgctcAAGACAGCACGGACGTACCACCAGATGCACAGCAGGACCCACATTTGCATGTACATGTCCACAGCACTCCTGGTCTCTGCCAGCAGGCATCGGCTGGGGTCTGGTGAGAATGTGGGGTCTGCTACCCGTTCAGCACTCACCTCTGGTTGCAGAGCTGGCAGGCGAAGCAGTCGAGGTGATATACGTTGTCCCGGGCCCGCATCACCATCTCGAAGGCTGGGATCAGCTTGCTGCAGGCAGCGCAGTTTCCTGTGGTGCCAAAAAGCCTGCCAAGGGAAAGGTGCAGAGGGTGtagggggctgggggacaggggagcTGCCTCTGCCCACGGCCCCTCTGGTCCCTACTCCTGTGGGCTTAGCAGGTGGGCCTAGGCAAGGGGGAAGGAGCACAGACAGCAGCATCTAGATTCTGCTGATATCAGGCTTTGGAGAAATCGGCACAGCGATCCAGGGAGGGGAGCGTAGGGGCTCCAGGGGTTGGATGACATCGCCCatccctgggctgggctggcaaagccccctccctggctcccactGGGGTTCAGCTAGCACCCAGGGCCACTGGAAGAACACTGGGTTGGGCCCTGAGCGAGGACTCCAGATTCACACAAGCAGGAATTCAGAGGCAGTCTGCCTGCCCTCAGGCAAGTCATGAGTCTCCGAGTCTCACTTATTTCAACTGTAAAACAGGGACACTGAAATACATCCTTTGCAGGCTTGTTGTGAGAACTTCTATAAACTCTCGGTCAGGGATCATTTAGTGAACACCTATAATAACAGTGTGTGTTTACTACGTGCCATGCACTGTTCTGAGGGCTTTACAAgataaactcatttattttttttttttaagagagagagcgcatgtaagtgggcggaggggcagaggaagagaatcttaagcaagcttcgcacccagcgtggagccctagGCGGGTctcgaaccccaagatcatgaactgagctgaaatcaagagtaggatggacgcttaatcaactgagccactgtGGTGCTCCCCAAGATCAACTCGCTTAATCGTGACAACAACCCTGTAGGGTGGTCTTTTTCTGCTACCAACTCACTGGGTGATCTTCCTAAagccctttttccttttcctggatcTCAGTTTATCCTTCTTCAAAATGGGGATGCTGGGCTAGGTGATCCTGTTCCAAGTCTAAAATAGGACTGATTCCCAAAGAGAGTTCCCAGGACACCTGGAATGATGCCTCTTtcacgcaggcgcccctcctcttagCTGCTGGTTGCAGAGTGCAAGGGGCGGGGTGCACACTTTCTCCCCAGTGCAGGCCAATCTTTGGCCGGGTGTTCCAattgcctgagccagccaggctcttcCTTGCTCCTTTTCTGCACACTGGCTGAGCAAGCCCTGAGTGAGGCAAGGGGGctgagaggcaggcaggagacCCTCTAATCCCTGATTTGTCCAGCTCAAGCTCAGGCGCCTGCGGATGAGCTTGGCTCCGTTATTCATCAGCCTGAGCTGCCTGGTGGCTCAGATTAAGGCAGACAAAGGCTGGGCCACAACATCTGCTTGCCAAGGCGGGGGCTTCACTGCCCCCAGTCCAACGAGCAGTGGCTGCAGAGGTGGCAGGCTCTGGACAGCCATTATCTGGGGCTGAGCAGCCCCAGGaagtctgcccccaccccagcccactgACCTGCCTGGCCCGAAAGTCATTCCTTGGCCTCTGtcagagcccagaaaaaaacactttcaggCTCCAGTAGCTGGCAGAGCACAGAATGCTTCTGGGTGCTTTGGCTCTGTTGACAAACCCATCCTTCACTGCGGTCCCCTCTCTCTAGGTCCTCTGTACTCATCAGTTGGTGTGACACCTCTCCTCAACCTGGGAGGTTCAGCCCCCCAAAGGATGCCTGAAACCTTCAGACTTGGAGGCCCCTTCCAGGTCATCAAGGGAGAAGTCCCCAGAAAGAACTTTTCTTAACTCCTCCTTCTGGCCTCAGCCCTTTCCTCTAGCCCAGTGAGGAGCACTGGGTCACTGATCTTGGATTACTGCTATACCTTAAAAACTAATGaaggcaggggcccctgggtggctcagtcggttgagcatccgactttggctcaggtcatgatcttgcagcttgtgagttggagccctgcgtcaggctctgtgctgacagctcagagcctggagcctgctttggattctgtgtctctctcactctctacccctctcccgctcatgctctttttctgtctcaaaactaaataaacattttaaaaaattaaaaaaaaaacaaaacaaaaaacttctgaaggcagaagaaagagaaggtgcAGGCAGGTAAACCTTAGGCTCTTCCCCAAAGTAGGAGAGACTCTGTTGAtaaccctgccccacccccccgccccgcccataCAGCCCAGACGTGAACAGAGGGAGCCCCACAAAGCCCTTGCCCTGACCCACTAATTAATGCAATGGGCCTTCCTTCCTCACAAGGCCCAGCCACTACCCAGCAGCCTGTGTAGGAGCCAAATGTAGATGCTGGGTCTCAGCCAAGGCCCCCACTTTGTGGCCTCGTTCCAACCTTGCTGATGTCATAAATGGCCTGAGGGAGGGTTAATTGGGGGAGACAGCCCCAGGGAATAGGATCCAGGttgtgggggagggtgggttaGAACTCCAAGGAATGTGAGCTGAAGCTTTAGTCTTCATACTATTCTAGGAGGGGCAAACCAAGGCTTGGAGAAAGTTAAAAGCCAGAAGGTTCATAGTTCAAACCAAGGACTCAGGGGACTTAGAGCTTCCCTACTtgctccaggaagccctctgagGTGTCCCTTCCCAGATTCCAGGGACAGGGTGGGTCAGAAGCACCTGGCAAAGACAGGGGCCAAACCAGACTGGTGCCCTAGGGAAACTTATCTCCAGTGCCCAATGGTTGCAAAGGCTTGCCCACGACCTGTGATGGGCATGGAGGCCAGGGAGTTAATGTGTGGCTCTGTCTTCAGGGCTCCGTGAGCATCCAGCGGAGCAGGGCTGGGCCAGGACTGTCTGGGACGAGTGCACACAGACAGGGCATAGGTCAGAAGGTAGGGGCAGAGCCCTGCTGGGTCCTGGGGGATGGGAACTTTCTGAGCAGAGCAGCCAGGGCTGGCAGGAGGCCCACCTCAGATAGTCGCGTCGGCACAGGATGAGGTTGGCCTTGGTGTAGAGGGTGGAGCCCACCTCGCCCAGGCGGCAGTCACAGCAGGCACACTTGAGACAGTCCTCGTGCCAGTACTTGTCCAGTGCCTTCAGCAGGTAGCGGTCCTTGATCTTGCGGTTGCAGCCCGCACAGCCCTTCTGCTTCCCTTTGGGCTGGACGGAGAGCATCGGCACGCCTGTGGATGGACAgatgacagacagatggacaTAGGAAGGACCCTGTGGCTCCAGGCCCCGGGAGCCATCCCTCTGGGAATAGGGGCCCACTGCTTCTCCTGGGGGTTCCCAGGCATCCTCACTTTCTCCCCAGCCGCCTCCTCCCCTGGCCCCGGGTCCTGTCCTTCCAGCTGTACGGCTCAGTCTGTTCCCTGCCCTGAGAAGATCCCTCCAGAAGCTGCAGCGGCAGCTGGGAGCCCCGCATCTGCTGTGCTGCAGGGCACACACATAGCCCCAAGGCCCAGCCCCCCTGAGCTGTGTCTCCCGTCCATCCTGCCACTGCATCCTGTGTGGTCTGCTCCATAGGAGGCCTGAAACCCTCCTCACGCAGCCACCATCTGACTGGCTCTTTCAGTGGCCCGAAGAACTGAATCTCATAATGGGCTTGGGTCCGCTAGAACAGATCTCTCACAGATCTTTTTGCGACCTCAAGACTTCCTCACATTGTGCCTTTGACCATTTTAACCTAAAATGTCAGGTGACAGCCTCTTGGTTTATTCATGTAGACCTGTGGCAGTATCAGGAACAAAGTGGGGTGCCCCATGACACTCCCAGTGGGGTGCAGGAGCTCTGGGTCACCCAGCAGATGCCTGCGGCTGGGCCTGGCCTAGTTGGGGCTCTCCTTACGAAAACTTCTGGCTAGATTCAAACTTTTTACCTGCCCTGGCTTGAGGGAGGGGAGGTTCAGAGTCTCTcaatccttcctcctcccaccaggATAAGAATCTCTGAGCCAAGGTAGGGAGGGTGACAGGccagggggaggcggggggggtggtggttggaGGGAAGCTCCCAGGGCCCATGGGTGCTTCTCAACATACAAGAAAAAACACAAGGGCAGGAATTTCAGCACGGAGCTTCCTGGAAGGAGAGGCAGACCTCCCAGTAGGCAAGTGTATGCACTCATGCACATCACACGTACACAGGCATAGCATGCAGGCATGTGCACAGAGGCACAGCCTCCTACCCTCTGGCCTTGGGGCCACAAGGAGTGACCACAGGGAGAAAAAGttgaggaggaggtggggaccgATGTTGTCCTGAGTCTGGACATGTGTGTAGAGCCCTGAGGCTTGAATGTGGTGAAGATTATGCTCGGAGGGACGTGCAGGGAGTCTCAGAgccaggcccaggctgggggcaggtgggaatGCCTGTAAGAGTTGCCTGAGAGCCCCTCATgaaggcagtgggggtggggggtgccttcCCTGACATGAGCTCAGGTGGAGGAGTCC encodes the following:
- the LMO1 gene encoding rhombotin-1 isoform X1; translation: MMVLDKEDGVPMLSVQPKGKQKGCAGCNRKIKDRYLLKALDKYWHEDCLKCACCDCRLGEVGSTLYTKANLILCRRDYLRLFGTTGNCAACSKLIPAFEMVMRARDNVYHLDCFACQLCNQRFCVGDKFFLKNNMILCQMDYEEGQLNGTFESQVQ
- the LMO1 gene encoding rhombotin-1 isoform X2 — translated: MVLDQEDGVPMLSVQPKGKQKGCAGCNRKIKDRYLLKALDKYWHEDCLKCACCDCRLGEVGSTLYTKANLILCRRDYLRLFGTTGNCAACSKLIPAFEMVMRARDNVYHLDCFACQLCNQRFCVGDKFFLKNNMILCQMDYEEGQLNGTFESQVQ